A part of Pantoea vagans genomic DNA contains:
- a CDS encoding HlyD family efflux transporter periplasmic adaptor subunit, whose amino-acid sequence MSLVIVDKDLARHERRTSAIIWLCTAALAIFLIWAHFAILDEVTVGTGKVTPSSRAQVIDSLDGGIVKQLNVHEGDIVEKGQVLATLDPTRFQSNFGEAQAKVRTLRASSERLEAELSGTPLTFSAETLKEPNLVTRERQLYESRRRNLTETISNLQQSLKLVQDELRLTEPLVAKGAAGQVEVIRLRRQVSDLRGKIDEARNDYLVRAHEEQVKNNAELDAQLQVAAGKEDQLTRATLYSPVRGIVKDIQVTTVGGVLEPGGKLMEIVPLEDQLLIETRINPRDIAYIRPGLAATVKVTAYDSSIYGDLPGEVETVSPDTLQDEVKRDQYYYRVYVRTQKAELTNRAGRKFPIVPGMVANVEIKTGQKSVMDYLIKPLNKVKESLRER is encoded by the coding sequence ATGAGTCTGGTTATTGTTGATAAAGATCTTGCCCGTCATGAGCGCCGGACATCGGCAATTATCTGGCTCTGCACCGCCGCGCTGGCGATTTTTCTCATCTGGGCGCACTTCGCCATTCTGGATGAGGTGACTGTCGGCACCGGCAAAGTAACACCCTCCAGCCGCGCGCAGGTGATTGACAGCCTGGACGGCGGCATCGTCAAACAGCTGAATGTGCATGAGGGCGATATTGTTGAGAAAGGGCAGGTGCTGGCGACGCTTGATCCGACGCGCTTCCAGTCCAACTTCGGCGAAGCGCAGGCCAAAGTGCGCACGCTGCGTGCCTCATCCGAAAGGCTTGAGGCGGAGTTGTCGGGCACGCCGCTGACGTTCAGCGCCGAAACCCTGAAGGAGCCGAATCTGGTCACGCGCGAACGGCAACTCTACGAATCGCGTCGTCGTAATCTCACCGAAACCATCAGTAACCTGCAGCAGTCGCTGAAACTGGTACAGGATGAATTGCGGCTGACGGAACCGCTGGTGGCTAAGGGCGCGGCAGGGCAGGTCGAGGTGATTCGTCTGCGCCGTCAGGTCAGCGATCTGCGCGGTAAAATTGATGAGGCGCGTAACGACTATCTGGTGCGTGCCCATGAAGAGCAGGTGAAAAACAATGCCGAACTGGATGCACAACTGCAGGTTGCTGCGGGCAAAGAGGATCAGCTGACGCGTGCTACGCTCTACTCGCCGGTACGCGGCATCGTCAAAGATATTCAGGTCACCACGGTTGGTGGCGTACTGGAGCCAGGCGGTAAGCTGATGGAAATCGTGCCGCTGGAGGATCAGCTGCTGATTGAGACGCGCATCAATCCACGTGATATCGCCTATATCCGCCCCGGTCTGGCCGCCACCGTAAAAGTGACCGCCTATGACTCTTCTATTTATGGCGACCTGCCCGGCGAAGTTGAAACGGTGTCGCCCGATACCCTGCAGGATGAGGTAAAACGCGATCAATATTACTATCGTGTTTACGTTCGTACCCAGAAAGCGGAGCTGACCAACCGTGCCGGACGAAAATTCCCGATTGTGCCGGGTATGGTGGCCAACGTGGAGATTAAAACCGGTCAGAAATCGGTCATGGATTATCTGATTAAACCGCTGAATAAAGTCAAAGAATCGCTGCGCGAGCGCTGA
- the alkB gene encoding DNA oxidative demethylase AlkB, whose product MLDLFSEEQPWQEPLADGAVILRRRAREDAEALYQQIMTIAEQNPFAHRITPGGHRMSVAMTNCGDFGWSVDSRGYNYQQQDNLNGRQWPPMPPLFRTLAQQAASEAGFPEFNPDACLLNRYEPGAKLTLHQDKDEKDLRQPIVSVSLGLPAVFQFGGFERGDTTQRVLLEHGDIVVWGGPSRLRYHGILPLKPGVHPLAGPWRYNLTFRRAF is encoded by the coding sequence ATGTTAGATCTTTTTAGTGAAGAGCAACCCTGGCAGGAGCCGCTGGCTGACGGTGCCGTGATCCTGCGGCGTCGCGCGCGCGAAGATGCAGAAGCGCTTTATCAGCAGATCATGACGATTGCGGAACAGAACCCGTTTGCCCATCGCATTACGCCCGGCGGCCATCGCATGTCGGTGGCGATGACCAACTGCGGCGATTTTGGCTGGTCGGTGGATTCACGTGGCTACAATTATCAGCAGCAGGACAACCTCAACGGACGTCAATGGCCACCCATGCCGCCGCTGTTTCGTACTCTGGCACAGCAGGCGGCATCAGAGGCAGGATTTCCTGAGTTTAATCCGGATGCCTGCCTGCTTAATCGTTATGAACCGGGCGCGAAGCTGACGCTGCATCAGGATAAAGATGAGAAAGATCTGCGCCAGCCTATCGTTTCGGTGTCGCTGGGCTTGCCTGCGGTTTTCCAGTTTGGCGGCTTCGAGCGCGGCGACACGACTCAGCGTGTGCTGCTGGAACATGGCGATATTGTGGTGTGGGGCGGGCCGTCGCGCCTGCGTTATCACGGCATCCTGCCGCTGAAGCCAGGCGTTCATCCGCTGGCCGGTCCCTGGCGTTATAACCTGACGTTTCGCCGCGCCTTTTGA
- the ompC gene encoding porin OmpC, with product MKRRVLSLVIPALLVAAGSANAAEIYNKDGNKLDLFGKVDGLHYFSDNDSSDGDQSYVRFGFKGETEISNELTGYGQWEYQAALNNAESQGTADSFTRVGFAGVKFGDAGSFDYGRNYGVAYDIGAWTDVLPEFGGDTYGADNFMYQRGNGMATYRNNNFFGLVDGWNFAVQYQGKNGNSSESPNGRDVLGQNGDGWGLNTTYDLGQGFGIGAAAFQSDRTNDQNSATSGILGRGDKAEVYTGGLKYDANNVYLAAMYSRSFNATRFGSSDSEAYGYADKADNWELVAQYQFDFGLRPSLAYVTSRGTDVQNWGKQNLKKYIDVGATYYFNKNMSTYVDYQINLLDDNAFTDAANINTDDVVALGLVYQF from the coding sequence ATGAAACGTCGCGTTCTCTCCCTGGTGATCCCTGCATTGCTGGTTGCAGCAGGATCAGCAAACGCAGCTGAAATCTATAACAAAGACGGCAACAAATTAGATCTCTTCGGTAAAGTTGACGGCCTGCACTACTTCTCTGATAACGACAGTTCTGATGGCGACCAATCCTACGTTCGTTTCGGCTTCAAAGGCGAAACCGAAATCAGCAATGAGCTGACCGGTTACGGCCAGTGGGAATATCAGGCTGCGCTGAATAACGCCGAGTCTCAGGGTACTGCTGACAGCTTCACCCGTGTCGGCTTTGCCGGCGTGAAATTTGGGGATGCGGGCTCGTTCGACTACGGTCGTAACTACGGCGTAGCCTACGACATCGGCGCATGGACCGACGTGCTGCCCGAGTTTGGTGGCGATACCTATGGCGCGGATAACTTCATGTATCAGCGCGGTAACGGTATGGCGACCTACCGCAACAATAACTTCTTTGGTCTGGTGGATGGCTGGAACTTTGCAGTCCAGTATCAGGGCAAGAATGGCAACAGCAGCGAATCACCTAATGGCCGTGACGTACTGGGCCAGAACGGCGACGGCTGGGGTCTGAACACCACCTATGATCTGGGTCAGGGCTTCGGCATTGGTGCAGCGGCTTTCCAGTCTGACCGTACCAACGATCAGAACAGCGCAACGTCAGGTATTCTTGGCCGAGGCGATAAAGCGGAAGTGTACACAGGCGGTCTGAAATATGACGCGAACAATGTCTATCTGGCAGCGATGTACTCACGTTCATTTAACGCAACCCGCTTCGGCAGCAGCGACTCTGAAGCCTATGGCTATGCGGATAAAGCGGATAACTGGGAACTGGTTGCACAGTATCAGTTTGACTTCGGCCTGCGTCCATCCCTGGCCTATGTCACCTCACGCGGCACCGATGTTCAGAACTGGGGCAAACAGAATCTGAAAAAATATATCGATGTTGGCGCGACGTACTACTTCAACAAAAACATGTCCACCTATGTTGATTACCAGATCAACCTGCTGGACGATAACGCGTTCACCGACGCAGCCAATATCAATACCGACGACGTGGTGGCACTGGGTCTGGTTTACCAGTTCTAA
- a CDS encoding type I secretion system permease/ATPase yields the protein MSTSTLNTDNWIAAMLRVAARFGKPADGKTLRQQMRWFEHLPVSQQLERLSGLLGLHLTMVPQNKLRWRQEITPVVLVLENASVAVLENIDSDGSARYWLSEGGDVVRESALSELLTRAQGDVGVIGVAARGRDARIDEFIQPYEPHWFWKNFRGMGRRITEISLASVISNVLALAGILFSMQVYDRVIPAQSQSTLWVLFVGVLIAAAIEYVIRLMRTQVSDLMGKRIDLKVSAMLFARAMSIRNEARPKSTGSFISQLREIDQVRELLTSTTVGAAADLPFVILFLFIMSFVGGWLVLIPLAAIPLIVIPGLLVQIPMARLAKEGLREGALRNAVLVETIEGIEDIKALQAEPYFQRQWEQTHEVSASISNQQRLWGARLTGWASTVQQLTYAGMLVFGVYLVLDSQITTGTLVACSLLSSRTIAPLMQLTMVFSRWQHAKMAMKGLDELLKKPLDQPEATTLAHCPTLTGQYDLRNVHYSYDEENEKNVLNVQQLQIKPGEKIAILGKVGAGKSTLLKILAGQAQATQGKVIVDGVDIERIDPVDLRRQLGWLSHDSRLFFGTLRQNLMLGNPHASEQEMLQALRISGALSLVQQDAASLDRIINEGGRGLSGGQRQMVMLSRMILRQPQVVLLDEPTAAMDEQLEEHVIRQLQGWISGRTLVLVTHRPALLKMVDRIVVMDNGRIVADGPRDEILRRATTPGKGDAA from the coding sequence ATGAGTACATCAACCCTGAATACCGATAACTGGATTGCCGCCATGCTGCGTGTCGCCGCGCGATTCGGTAAACCTGCCGATGGCAAAACCCTGCGTCAGCAGATGCGCTGGTTTGAACATCTGCCGGTGTCGCAGCAGCTGGAGCGGCTTTCCGGGCTGCTGGGACTGCATCTGACCATGGTACCGCAGAACAAACTGCGCTGGCGTCAGGAGATCACCCCGGTGGTGCTGGTGCTGGAAAATGCCAGCGTGGCGGTGCTGGAGAATATCGATTCTGACGGCAGCGCACGCTACTGGCTCAGTGAAGGCGGCGATGTGGTGCGTGAAAGCGCCTTATCAGAACTGCTGACGCGCGCGCAGGGCGATGTCGGCGTGATTGGCGTGGCGGCGCGTGGCCGTGATGCGCGTATCGACGAATTCATTCAGCCCTATGAGCCGCACTGGTTCTGGAAAAACTTTCGTGGCATGGGTCGCCGTATTACCGAGATCTCGCTGGCCTCGGTGATCAGCAATGTGCTGGCGCTGGCCGGTATTCTCTTTTCGATGCAGGTCTACGATAGGGTGATTCCGGCGCAGTCGCAGTCCACGCTGTGGGTACTGTTTGTCGGGGTGCTGATCGCCGCAGCCATTGAGTATGTGATCCGGCTGATGCGAACTCAGGTGTCAGACTTAATGGGCAAACGCATCGACCTCAAAGTCTCCGCCATGCTGTTTGCCCGGGCGATGAGCATCCGTAACGAGGCGCGGCCAAAATCGACCGGCTCCTTTATTTCGCAGTTGCGTGAGATCGACCAGGTGCGTGAGTTGCTGACGTCAACCACGGTGGGTGCAGCAGCCGATCTGCCGTTTGTCATCCTGTTCCTGTTTATCATGTCGTTTGTGGGCGGCTGGCTGGTGCTGATCCCGCTGGCGGCGATCCCGCTGATCGTCATTCCCGGCCTGCTGGTGCAGATCCCGATGGCGCGGCTGGCTAAAGAGGGGCTGCGCGAGGGCGCGCTGCGCAATGCGGTACTGGTGGAAACCATCGAAGGGATTGAGGATATCAAGGCGCTTCAGGCAGAACCCTATTTCCAGCGTCAGTGGGAACAGACTCATGAAGTCAGCGCTTCAATCAGCAATCAGCAGCGGTTATGGGGCGCACGCCTTACCGGCTGGGCGTCGACCGTGCAGCAGCTCACCTATGCGGGGATGCTGGTGTTTGGTGTCTATCTGGTGCTCGATTCGCAAATCACCACCGGTACGCTGGTCGCCTGTAGCCTGCTCTCGTCCCGCACCATCGCCCCGCTGATGCAGCTGACCATGGTTTTCTCACGCTGGCAGCACGCCAAAATGGCGATGAAAGGGCTGGATGAGCTGCTGAAAAAGCCGCTCGATCAGCCTGAAGCCACGACACTGGCGCACTGTCCGACGCTTACCGGCCAGTACGATCTGCGCAATGTCCATTACAGCTATGACGAAGAGAATGAAAAGAACGTGCTCAACGTGCAGCAACTGCAGATCAAGCCCGGCGAGAAGATTGCCATTCTGGGCAAAGTCGGAGCAGGGAAGTCAACGCTACTGAAGATCCTGGCCGGTCAGGCGCAGGCCACTCAGGGCAAGGTGATTGTCGATGGCGTCGATATTGAGCGTATCGATCCTGTCGATTTACGCCGTCAGCTCGGCTGGCTGTCGCATGACTCCCGTCTCTTTTTTGGCACGTTGCGGCAGAACCTGATGCTGGGTAATCCCCACGCCAGCGAACAGGAGATGCTGCAGGCGCTGCGCATCAGCGGCGCGCTGTCGCTGGTCCAGCAGGATGCCGCCAGTCTGGATCGCATTATCAATGAAGGCGGACGCGGGCTGTCAGGCGGGCAGCGTCAGATGGTGATGCTGAGCCGGATGATCCTGCGGCAGCCGCAGGTGGTGCTGCTGGATGAACCGACCGCGGCCATGGATGAACAGCTCGAGGAGCATGTGATCCGTCAGCTACAGGGCTGGATCAGTGGCCGGACGCTGGTGCTGGTGACGCACCGCCCGGCGCTGCTGAAGATGGTTGATCGTATTGTGGTGATGGATAACGGCCGGATTGTGGCCGATGGTCCGCGTGACGAGATCCTGCGCCGTGCGACGACGCCAGGGAAAGGAGATGCTGCATGA
- the apbE gene encoding FAD:protein FMN transferase ApbE codes for MRSQINLLFIAMLALMLAACDKPAATTALVLEGKTMGTVWRVSLAGVESERKAELQQRIQQRLDADDAELSTWKADSVLSRFNQSRDLSPQPVSENMADIVTTSLRIGRKTGGAMDITVGPLVNLWGFGPTKQPGHTPDAAQIAAARAQTGLQHLRVVQGADGQWLQKDLPDLYVDLSTVGEGFATDHLARLMEQLGINNYLVSVGGAVLSRGLNAQQQPWRVAIQKPTDRENAVQARVDLQGHGISTSGSYRNYYELDGKRISHVIDPVTGRPIEHKLVSATVIATTALEADGWDTGLMVLGTEKAKALAIKEHLAVYLISKQGDKFVSWMSPQFAAFLIPDKSGEP; via the coding sequence ATGCGTTCTCAGATTAATCTGCTGTTTATAGCGATGTTAGCACTGATGTTAGCAGCCTGTGATAAGCCAGCGGCAACAACCGCACTGGTACTGGAAGGAAAAACGATGGGAACCGTCTGGCGTGTAAGCCTGGCGGGAGTAGAGAGCGAACGTAAAGCGGAGCTGCAGCAGCGCATTCAGCAGCGGCTGGACGCGGACGATGCCGAACTCTCAACCTGGAAAGCCGATTCCGTGTTATCGCGCTTCAACCAGAGCCGGGATCTGTCACCGCAGCCGGTGAGTGAAAATATGGCGGATATTGTCACCACCTCTCTGCGAATTGGCCGCAAAACCGGCGGGGCGATGGATATCACCGTCGGGCCACTGGTTAACCTGTGGGGTTTTGGGCCGACGAAACAGCCAGGTCATACGCCGGATGCGGCACAGATCGCTGCCGCCCGGGCGCAGACCGGGTTACAGCATCTGCGGGTGGTGCAGGGTGCAGACGGGCAGTGGCTGCAGAAAGATCTGCCTGACCTTTATGTCGATCTCTCAACGGTGGGCGAAGGCTTCGCTACCGATCATCTGGCGCGGCTGATGGAGCAGCTCGGCATCAACAACTATCTGGTGTCGGTCGGGGGCGCGGTGCTGAGTCGTGGTCTGAATGCGCAGCAGCAGCCGTGGCGGGTAGCAATTCAGAAACCGACCGATCGCGAAAATGCGGTTCAGGCGCGCGTTGATCTGCAGGGACACGGTATCAGCACCTCCGGCAGCTATCGCAACTATTATGAACTGGACGGCAAGCGCATTTCTCACGTGATCGATCCCGTTACCGGACGGCCCATTGAGCATAAACTGGTCTCCGCCACGGTGATCGCCACTACGGCACTGGAAGCCGACGGCTGGGATACCGGATTGATGGTACTCGGCACTGAAAAAGCCAAAGCGCTGGCGATAAAAGAGCATCTGGCGGTCTATCTGATCAGTAAGCAGGGCGATAAATTTGTCAGTTGGATGTCGCCGCAGTTTGCTGCCTTCCTGATCCCCGACAAATCCGGAGAACCCTGA
- a CDS encoding TolC family outer membrane protein, producing MNKARLTFLLCALSGVAVPAAFAAPLPKAEFNWRAAPTEEQIASLTLRDAILRAFARNPKISEAAAQIHVGEGDLDAARSAWYPQISLQGAAGRSHQTDSAGSLNNNGSGGITLSQLLYDFGRTGSAIDEQHALSEAYRFGLFDSMTTVAEDTLQAYLEVKRYQALSETAHTNIASLQRVRDIAKLRADAGLNSQSDVLQAETRIAAMQATLEQYRAQLRSATAQLTVLTGVVPATLPELPQALLKQQITLDKIAYESSAAVRSAQSKQEAARERVRQAQSGHWPTIKVQAGRTRYENDRSSYWDDEVQLQVEAPLYQGGMVNAKTESAEGDREAAQAAVQQAKLAINQNASTAYADMIGAQQRQAAGEVQLASADHTRNVYADEYRLSKRSLNDLLSVEQDVFQADSSRITALYDGWDATVRYAAAVDNLLDIMGIDRQQSSGDLLPSLQ from the coding sequence ATGAACAAAGCGCGATTAACTTTTTTGTTGTGCGCCCTGAGTGGCGTGGCAGTGCCCGCGGCCTTTGCCGCACCGTTACCGAAAGCCGAATTTAACTGGCGCGCCGCGCCAACCGAAGAACAGATTGCCAGCTTAACGCTGCGCGACGCCATTCTCCGGGCCTTTGCCCGCAATCCGAAAATCTCGGAAGCGGCGGCACAGATCCACGTCGGTGAGGGAGATCTGGATGCCGCCCGCAGCGCCTGGTATCCGCAGATCTCACTGCAGGGTGCCGCGGGACGCTCTCACCAGACCGACTCCGCTGGCAGTCTGAACAATAATGGCTCCGGCGGTATCACGCTCAGTCAGCTGCTTTACGACTTTGGCCGCACCGGCAGCGCCATCGATGAACAGCATGCCCTGTCAGAGGCCTATCGTTTCGGCCTGTTCGATTCGATGACGACCGTGGCGGAAGATACGCTGCAGGCCTACCTCGAAGTCAAACGCTACCAGGCGCTGTCTGAAACGGCGCACACTAATATCGCCTCGCTGCAGCGGGTACGGGATATTGCGAAACTGCGCGCCGATGCCGGGCTCAATTCCCAGTCAGATGTTTTGCAGGCGGAAACCCGCATCGCCGCGATGCAGGCCACGCTGGAGCAATATCGCGCCCAGCTGCGTTCCGCCACCGCGCAGCTGACCGTGCTGACCGGTGTCGTGCCCGCCACGTTGCCCGAACTGCCCCAGGCGTTGCTGAAACAGCAGATCACCCTCGACAAAATTGCCTATGAAAGCAGCGCCGCAGTACGCAGCGCGCAGTCTAAACAGGAAGCCGCCCGTGAGCGGGTGCGCCAGGCCCAGTCCGGTCACTGGCCGACCATCAAAGTGCAGGCGGGCCGGACCCGCTATGAAAACGATCGTTCGTCTTACTGGGATGATGAAGTACAGCTGCAGGTGGAAGCGCCGCTTTATCAGGGCGGCATGGTGAATGCCAAAACTGAGTCAGCGGAGGGCGACCGTGAAGCGGCACAGGCTGCGGTGCAGCAGGCCAAACTTGCCATCAATCAGAACGCCTCGACTGCCTATGCCGACATGATCGGGGCACAGCAGCGGCAGGCCGCCGGAGAAGTGCAGCTGGCCAGCGCCGACCATACCCGTAATGTCTACGCCGATGAATATCGTCTGAGTAAGCGCAGCCTGAACGACCTGCTGAGCGTGGAACAGGATGTGTTTCAGGCCGACAGCTCACGTATCACCGCGCTTTACGATGGCTGGGACGCCACCGTGCGCTATGCCGCCGCGGTAGACAATCTGCTCGATATCATGGGTATCGATCGCCAGCAAAGCAGCGGCGATCTCCTTCCTTCGCTGCAATAG
- a CDS encoding Ig-like domain-containing protein, with protein sequence MSTRDTLRSVRFESIFQTAVSDFAVADSALPAIAPVATQSLNLPVTPFSAESPHSSPLNYSALAVSAVESSPPAALRPYEPIARDGVIAAWEAQKPVHLRGRAEGEAGSTVTLTFNDQSWHSTVNKWGYWNATMPANALKGVPDGNHSLALTITDKAGHSTTTDVDFGLYVDRTIKPTLTVDTVSGDNAVNIAESIYGVEISGSATHLPAGSLLKLTLGTQTTTAHMEGDGKWYGTFQESDMQALQDGVYSLKVTATDPNGKTVTDYHDLTLITHLSSLPKITFDKVTSDDVINLAETQQDLLLSGTLSTVMPGHRLVITGANQKDYAATIGEDGHWQVVIPAADVHDFINIGEIRAWSIDGANNYTDATHELNIHTGFIPIYTEMDLGDDMTLNYQEAQHDLSFYVEGCNTLEINGKTYQPDAQGMVTLTSGDLMALPDGPVAATFYRQDQYGNSDTQNRETLFTVAVHQRPTLTLDTAFDDNKIDAADVNSWHLIQGSSSHLQPGSLVELTLGDQHYSASVKADGGWALTILAGELAPLDDGEYQMTVSGKDSAGNLATASQTVQVASHTETGSLMADQTVDNLLETVTLTQQAETAHVAHASTASAVPQESHLFSDVSYTLADHLLQHPAAQPIV encoded by the coding sequence ATGTCAACACGCGATACGCTTCGTTCCGTCCGGTTCGAATCCATTTTCCAGACGGCGGTGAGCGACTTTGCCGTCGCCGACAGCGCGCTGCCCGCCATTGCGCCAGTCGCAACGCAGAGTCTTAATCTGCCCGTCACCCCTTTCTCTGCGGAGTCACCGCATAGCAGCCCGCTCAACTACAGTGCCCTGGCGGTCAGCGCGGTGGAAAGTTCGCCACCCGCTGCACTGCGCCCCTATGAACCGATTGCCAGAGATGGCGTCATTGCCGCCTGGGAGGCGCAAAAGCCGGTGCATCTGCGTGGCCGGGCTGAAGGCGAAGCGGGCTCCACCGTCACGCTGACGTTCAACGACCAGAGCTGGCACAGCACCGTTAACAAGTGGGGCTACTGGAACGCCACCATGCCGGCTAATGCCCTGAAAGGCGTGCCGGATGGCAATCACAGCCTGGCGCTGACCATCACTGATAAAGCGGGCCACAGCACCACGACCGACGTCGATTTTGGTCTCTATGTTGATCGCACCATCAAACCGACCCTGACAGTAGACACGGTCAGTGGCGACAACGCGGTAAATATTGCTGAGAGCATTTACGGCGTTGAAATCAGCGGCAGCGCAACGCACCTGCCGGCAGGGTCATTGCTGAAATTAACCCTGGGCACGCAGACCACCACTGCCCACATGGAAGGCGACGGCAAGTGGTATGGCACTTTCCAGGAAAGCGATATGCAGGCGCTGCAGGATGGCGTCTACAGCCTCAAAGTGACGGCGACCGATCCGAATGGAAAAACCGTAACCGACTATCACGACCTGACGCTGATTACCCACCTGAGCAGCCTGCCAAAAATTACCTTTGATAAGGTTACGTCGGACGACGTGATTAATCTGGCGGAAACCCAGCAGGATCTGCTGCTGAGCGGCACGCTCTCTACCGTGATGCCGGGTCACCGGCTGGTGATCACCGGGGCCAACCAGAAAGATTATGCTGCCACAATAGGCGAGGATGGCCACTGGCAGGTGGTGATCCCGGCGGCGGATGTGCACGACTTTATTAATATTGGCGAGATCCGCGCCTGGTCGATCGACGGGGCCAATAACTACACGGATGCCACGCATGAGCTGAATATCCACACCGGCTTTATTCCGATCTACACCGAAATGGATCTGGGCGATGACATGACGCTTAACTATCAGGAGGCGCAGCACGATCTGAGCTTCTACGTTGAGGGCTGCAACACGCTGGAGATCAACGGCAAAACCTACCAGCCCGATGCGCAGGGCATGGTGACGCTCACCTCCGGCGACCTGATGGCGCTGCCGGATGGTCCGGTCGCCGCCACCTTCTATCGTCAGGATCAGTACGGCAACAGCGACACGCAGAACCGGGAGACCCTCTTTACCGTGGCCGTGCATCAGCGGCCAACTCTGACGCTGGACACCGCCTTTGATGACAACAAAATTGATGCCGCCGATGTCAACAGCTGGCATCTGATCCAGGGCAGCTCCAGCCATCTGCAACCGGGCAGCCTGGTAGAATTAACCCTGGGCGATCAGCATTACAGCGCCAGCGTAAAAGCGGATGGTGGCTGGGCACTGACCATTCTGGCCGGGGAGCTGGCACCGCTGGATGATGGTGAGTACCAGATGACGGTCAGCGGTAAAGACAGCGCCGGTAATCTGGCCACGGCCAGCCAGACGGTGCAGGTGGCATCGCATACCGAAACGGGCAGCCTGATGGCGGATCAGACGGTGGATAACCTGCTGGAAACCGTCACGCTGACCCAGCAGGCGGAGACCGCGCACGTGGCACACGCCTCTACGGCCTCTGCCGTTCCGCAGGAGAGCCATCTCTTCTCCGATGTTTCTTACACCCTTGCCGATCATCTGCTGCAGCATCCTGCAGCACAGCCGATAGTCTGA